The following proteins are encoded in a genomic region of Arachis ipaensis cultivar K30076 chromosome B02, Araip1.1, whole genome shotgun sequence:
- the LOC107626670 gene encoding uncharacterized protein LOC107626670: MSNKKQRLLNPNTNPEEVLAVPVKQSDPVELYRPLRNLVTRIYSESNAEKVESVLETLNKCRSDMVERGDLSLPMQRDCLIHYFKCLCMVEPLFSDADSDADSDAIVFVWYDAFYSEHEGGVSSQRNSIQLEMAAVLFNLGAICSQIGASFDRTTALGRHLAMDAFIAAARFFMKLWEVHAKEVSATLDLSPLFAESLHCLFYAQALELKLQQQQNNNSSSALEKNRCAFLFESVSAHYERAYNLILGDSAAIDHVLAFDPTWITHLLKKGKFFREEARQRRSSILPKSLTHEPPFSSRLSCAILDHDAESVTEKLVRGTCRRLDLWIPKLEGWYLDVVLSEDTPFKIIDGRKLVANPWDMPPPYPTNYAILSSSSSSSSHILALPLKKSEPLDLYESLRNYFVVNYSESVAKRVEGVFEMVNKLRSEMLRDDLPVLMRRDCLIRYFKCLCMIEPLFPMTTSPNPPIFVWYNAFNPQENSSQHNIHLEKASVLFNLGALGSHIALSCDITTLQGQRIAINALQDAAYWFLILTHEAEKASATIDLSISCTQMLREIITAQIADLECRFPQPRFVSDSVGCPVSLLYRKAFELSALGPLAETRPVKSLIPKYLGSNLITCHNEFAPVDVTEEFITGYCKAVRFLSGHCGAQHEFPAGCQPPCLDLLSEAGPVMIKDENLVANLRGSNISIGGNELTGNHHREKLNKFKNVGILFVENSLMLELFVNIVSS, from the exons ATGAGCAACAAGAAGCAGAGGTTGTTGAACCCGAATACGAATCCGGAAGAGGTGCTGGCAGTCCCCGTGAAGCAGAGTGATCCGGTGGAGCTGTACCGGCCGTTACGCAATTTGGTAACGAGAATATACTCAGAGAGCAATGCAGAGAAAGTTGAAAGCGTTCTGGAAACCCTAAACAAATGCCGCAGCGACATGGTGGAGCGAGGGGACCTCTCCCTTCCCATGCAACGTGACTGCCTCATCCACTACTTCAAATGCCTCTGCATGGTTGAGCCACTCTTCTCCGATGCGGACTCCGATGCGGACTCCGACGCCATCGTCTTTGTCTGGTACGACGCCTTCTACTCTGAGCATGAGGGAGGGGTCTCCTCCCAGCGCAACAGCATCCAATTGGAGATGGCTGCTGTTCTCTTCAACCTTGGCGCCATATGCAGCCAGATTGGGGCCTCTTTCGACCGCACCACCGCCCTTGGCCGTCACCTTGCAATGGACGCCTTCATTGCCGCCGCCAGATTCTTCATGAAACTTTGGGAGGTTCACGCCAAGGAGGTCTCCGCCACCCTCGACTTGAGTCCCCTCTTCGCTGAGAGTCTTCACTGCCTCTTCTACGCTCAGGCTTTGGAGCTCAAATTACAGCAACAACAAAACAACAACAGCAGTTCGGCTCTTGAAAAAAATCGATGTGCCTTTTTGTTTGAATCG gtTTCTGCGCATTATGAGAGAGCGTATAATCTGATACTGGGTGATTCGGCTGCAATCGACCATGTCCTCGCATTTGACCCAACCTGGATAACTCATCTTCTGAAGAAGGGCAAATTCTTTCGGGAGGAGGCACGTCAGAGGCGATCATCCATCCTACCCAAATCCCTGACACATGAACCACCATTCTCGTCTAGGTTATCTTGTGCTATTCTTGATCATGATGCAGAATCTGTCACTGAAAAATTAGTTAGAGGGACTTGCAGGCGATTGGACCTGTGGATACCCAAGCTAGAAGGATGGTACCTTGACGTCGTCCTTTCCGAGGACACCCCTTTCAAGATTATCGATGGTAGAAAGCTGGTGGCTAACCCATGGGACATGCCTCCTCCTTATCCAACAAATTACGCAATCCTCTCGTCTTCCTCTTCGTCTTCGTCACATATTCTGGCATTGCCTTTGAAGAAGAGTGAGCCCTTGGACCTCTACGAGTCCTTGCGCAATTACTTTGTTGTCAATTACTCTGAGAGTGTGGCAAAGAGAGTAGAAGGCGTTTTCGAAATGGTAAACAAATTGCGTAGTGAAATGCTGCGTgatgacctccctgtactcatgCGCCGTGACTGCCTCATCCGCTATTTCAAATGCCTTTGCATGATTGAGCCTTTGTTCCCCATGACTACCTCACCCAACCCACCTATCTTTGTTTGGTACAATGCCTTCAACCCACAAGAGAACTCTTCTCAGCACAACATCCATTTGGAGAAGGCCTCTGTTCTCTTCAACCTGGGAGCCCTCGGCTCCCACATTGCTCTCTCCTGCGATATCACCACCCTCCAAGGCCAGCGCATTGCCATAAACGCCTTACAAGATGCTGCATATTGGTTCTTAATACTAACGCATGAGGCTGAGAAGGCATCTGCCACCATTGACTTGTCAATAAGCTGCACCCAGATGCTGCGCGAGATAATAACCGCTCAGATTGCTGACTTGGAATGCAGGTTTCCTCAACCTCGTTTTGTATCAGATTCTGTTGGATGTCCT GTTTCTCTGCTTTACCGGAAAGCTTTTGAACTGTCGGCATTGGGGCCTTTAGCTGAGACTCGTCCTGTCAAATCCTTGATACCTAAGTATCTTGGGTCTAATTTGATAACCTGCCATAATGAATTTGCACCTGTTGATGTCACTGAAGAATTTATTACAGGGTATTGTAAGGCTGTACGATTTCTTTCAGGGCATTGTGGGGCTCAACACGAGTTTCCAGCGGGATGTCAACCACCATGCTTGGACCTTCTCTCCGAGGCTGGCCCTGTCATGATTAAGGATGAAAATCTTGTGGCCAACCTTAGAGGCAGTAATATTAGCATTGGAGGAAATGAG
- the LOC107626671 gene encoding uncharacterized protein LOC107626671, translating to MSNDNPNPERMLTIPVKKTYPVDLYRPLRDLVARKYSETDAQKVESVLETLNKCRSDMVERGDLSLPMQRGCLIHYFKCLCMVEPLFTAISSDADSDAIMFFWYDAVDPDYIRVDGVSSQRNSIQLEKAAVLFNLGAVCSQIGASCDRTALGRHLAIETFNAAANFFKLWKVFAKDVSANLFAESLHCLFSAQALELNLQQHLHNNNNSSALQKHRCAVSFKSVSEHYRRAYDLIQRDSVSSFDRTWIDHLYQKVKFFEEEALQRASSILPKSQLPKTFSFDDDAESVTGKLVNGICRRMYQWIPKREGIYLDLILSEYSPFKIMEGGKMVANPWDMPPPYPTNFAIPSSSSSTHILAFPFKKSKPLNLYESLRNFFVLKYSESVANRAERFLEMLNKLRSEMLRDDLSLPMRRDCLIRYLKWLCMIEPFFPMTTSPNPPIFVWYNAFFPKIKSSQHNIHLEKASVLFNLGALGSHIAHSCDVTTIQGRRIAIDALHDASYWFLILTHEAEKASATDLSISSAQILRQLITAQIAYLECEFPHSHSHRGGSSLPNYPVSLLYRKIYDLMTFGPLAEKLVQSSIPQFIESKMKTCHVQTGPFDVTELFLSGYCEAQSLLGEGCQTPYLDFLSEVGHYKIMDGILLPILEVVTSALKEMNLSEDTVIKRQRTV from the exons ATGAGCAACGATAATCCGAATCCCGAAAGGATGCTGACAATCCCGGTGAAGAAGACTTATCCGGTGGATCTGTACCGACCGTTACGCGACTTGGTAGCGAGAAAATACTCAGAGACCGATGCACAGAAAGTTGAAAGCGTTCTCGAAACCCTAAACAAATGCCGCAGTGACATGGTGGAGCGAGGGGACCTCTCCCTTCCCATGCAACGTGGCTGCCTCATTCACTACTTCAAATGTCTTTGCATGGTTGAGCCACTCTTCACCGCTATCTCCTCCGACGCCGACTCCGACGCCATCATGTTTTTCTGGTACGACGCCGTCGACCCTGACTATATACGTGTGGATGGAGTCTCCTCCCAGCGCAACAGTATCCAATTGGAGAAGGCTGCTGTTCTCTTCAACCTTGGCGCCGTATGCAGCCAGATTGGAGCCTCTTGCGACCGCACCGCCCTTGGCCGTCACCTTGCAATCGAAACCTTCAATGCCGCCGCCAATTTCTTCAAACTCTGGAAGGTTTTTGCCAAGGACGTCTCCGCCAACCTCTTCGCCGAGAGTCTTCACTGCCTCTTCTCCGCTCAGGCTCTGGAGCTCAATTTACAGCAACAcctccacaacaacaacaacagttcGGCACTCCAAAAACATCGATGTGCCGTTTCGTTTAAATCG GTCTCTGAGCATTATCGGAGAGCGTATGATCTGATACAACGTGATTCGGTCTCCTCATTTGACCGAACCTGGATAGATCATCTTTACCAGAAGGTGAAATTCTTTGAGGAGGAGGCTCTTCAGAGGGCATCATCCATCCTACCCAAATCCCAGCTACCTAAAACATTCTCATTTGATGATGATGCAGAATCTGTCACTGGAAAATTAGTAAACGGGATTTGCAGGCGCATGTACCAGTGGATACCCAAGCGAGAAGGAATATACCTTGACCTCATCCTTTCCGAGTACAGCCCTTTCAAGATTATGGAAGGTGGAAAGATGGTGGCTAACCCATGGGACATGCCTCCTCCTTATCCAACAAATTTTGCAATCCCCTCATCTTCGTCTTCCACACATATTCTGGCATTTCCTTTCAAGAAGAGTAAGCCCTTGAACCTGTACGAGTCCCTGCGCAATTTCTTTGTCCTCAAATACTCTGAGAGCGTGGCAAACAGAGCAGAACGCTTTCTGGAAATGCTAAACAAATTGCGTAGTGAAATGCTGCGTGATGACCTCTCTCTACCCATGCGGCGTGACTGCCTCATCCGCTATTTGAAATGGCTTTGCATGATTGAGCCTTTCTTCCCTATGACAACCTCACCCAACCCACCTATCTTTGTTTGGTACAATGCCTTCTTcccaaaaatcaaatcttctcAGCACAACATCCATTTGGAGAAGGCCTCTGTTCTCTTCAACCTGGGAGCCCTTGGCTCCCACATTGCTCACTCCTGCGATGTCACCACCATCCAAGGTCGGCGCATTGCCATAGACGCCTTACATGATGCTTCATATTGGTTCTTAATACTAACGCATGAGGCTGAGAAGGCATCTGCCACTGACTTGTCAATAAGCTCCGCCCAGATACTGCGCCAGCTAATAACCGCTCAGATTGCTTACTTGGAATGCGAGTTTCCTCATTCCCATTCCCATCGTGGTGGATCATCATTACCTAATTATCCT GTCTCTCTGCTTTATCGGAAAATTTATGATCTGATGACATTTGGACCTTTAGCTGAGAAGCTTGTTCAGTCCTCGATACCTCAATTTATTGAGTCGAAGATGAAAACCTGCCATGTTCAAACTGGTCCTTTTGATGTCACTGAACTATTTCTTTCAGGGTATTGTGAGGCTCAATCCCTGCTTGGAGAAGGATGTCAAACACCATACTTGGACTTTCTCTCCGAGGTTGGCCATTACAAGATTATGGATGGAATATTGTTGCCAATTTTAGAGGTAGTAACGTCGGCATTGAAGGAGATGAACTTGTCAGAGGACACTGTAATAAAGAGACAAAGAACTGTGTAA